A region from the Flexibacter flexilis DSM 6793 genome encodes:
- a CDS encoding FAD:protein FMN transferase, producing MGGRFDITIVANDSATAEHYIDTIITEITRIEYLISDWKPQTQISEVNRNAGIKPVKVDKEVFDLTQRAIHWSEITNGAFDISFAAMERIWKFDGSMTTMPTPEAVRKSVQKVGYKNIILDSAASTIFLKLEGMKIGFGALGEGYATDRCRAMMQAKGIKAGIVNASGDMSVWGTQPNKKAWNIGITNPFKNDEIFTTLHLTNAAITTSGSYQKFAIIDGKRYSHIINPATGYPATGLCSVTVVGESAEIANGFSTSIMVLGKEEGLKLLSKYPAYRCLMITDTGKILKSKNWKRK from the coding sequence AAGATTTGATATTACAATCGTTGCCAACGATTCAGCCACCGCAGAACATTATATTGATACCATCATCACCGAAATTACGCGCATCGAATACTTAATTTCGGACTGGAAACCCCAGACACAAATCTCGGAAGTCAATCGTAATGCGGGTATTAAGCCAGTGAAAGTGGACAAAGAAGTTTTTGACCTCACGCAACGCGCAATTCACTGGTCAGAAATCACAAACGGGGCTTTTGATATTAGTTTTGCGGCCATGGAACGTATATGGAAGTTCGACGGCTCCATGACGACCATGCCAACACCCGAAGCGGTGCGCAAATCCGTCCAAAAAGTAGGCTATAAAAACATAATACTGGACTCGGCAGCCTCAACAATCTTCCTCAAACTCGAAGGCATGAAGATAGGTTTCGGAGCATTGGGCGAAGGTTACGCAACAGATAGATGTCGCGCCATGATGCAGGCCAAAGGAATAAAAGCAGGCATCGTCAATGCCTCAGGCGACATGAGTGTTTGGGGAACTCAGCCCAACAAAAAAGCATGGAACATCGGCATTACCAATCCTTTCAAGAATGACGAAATATTCACGACCCTACACCTCACAAATGCGGCCATAACTACCTCAGGAAGCTACCAAAAGTTTGCAATCATCGACGGCAAACGCTATTCACACATCATCAATCCCGCAACGGGCTACCCCGCCACAGGATTGTGCAGCGTTACAGTCGTAGGCGAAAGCGCAGAAATAGCAAACGGCTTCAGTACTTCCATAATGGTGTTGGGCAAAGAAGAAGGCCTCAAGTTATTAAGCAAATACCCCGCCTACCGTTGTCTAATGATTACGGACACAGGCAAAATCCTGAAAAGTAAAAACTGGAAAAGGAAGTAA
- the dnaA gene encoding chromosomal replication initiator protein DnaA, protein MHKDHITVWNNCLRVIKENIDEANFKTWFEPIVPLRLTDNVLTIQVPSQFFYEWLEEQYVELLWRAIYLELGPRGMLDYSVIIDKGNEQNKPLAINIPTNKPELARTKNNESSINAGTGRSPFQLRSLDNNHIHESQLNPNYTFETYIEGTCNSFARSAGVAVANKPGDTAFNPLMIYGGVGLGKTHLLHAIGNQIKKDRPDKFVLYVSSEKFTNQFLDSLKNNSVQDFTNFYMQVDVLMLDDVQFLAGKERTQEIFFHIFNHLHGLRKQIITTSDCAPKDLKGMHERLASRFKWGLTADLQQPDFETRIAIIQKKMQGDGIDLPFEVVEYLASSVDTNVRELEGILISLVAQTTLNRREFDIGLAKQILQNMVHNIEKEIDIDFIQRSVSEYFDVTIDSLKAKTRKKEIVVARQVAMYFAKEYTNYSLKTIGLHFGGRDHSTVIHAIQSVNDLIDTNRKFKTSIEELQKKLKIR, encoded by the coding sequence ATGCACAAAGACCATATCACGGTTTGGAATAATTGTCTTCGCGTAATCAAGGAGAACATAGACGAGGCCAACTTTAAAACTTGGTTCGAGCCTATCGTACCATTGCGCCTAACCGACAACGTGCTGACGATTCAAGTTCCAAGCCAGTTTTTTTACGAATGGTTGGAGGAGCAATATGTAGAGTTGCTGTGGCGTGCTATTTATTTGGAGTTAGGTCCTCGCGGAATGCTGGATTATTCTGTGATTATTGACAAAGGCAACGAGCAAAACAAGCCGTTGGCTATCAATATCCCGACCAACAAACCAGAGTTGGCCAGAACCAAAAATAATGAGAGTTCTATCAATGCGGGTACAGGGCGCAGTCCTTTTCAGTTGCGTAGCCTCGACAACAATCATATACACGAGTCGCAACTAAATCCTAACTATACGTTCGAGACCTACATCGAAGGTACTTGCAATAGTTTTGCGCGTTCGGCGGGTGTAGCTGTGGCCAACAAACCTGGCGATACTGCTTTTAATCCCTTGATGATTTATGGTGGCGTTGGGCTTGGCAAAACACACTTGCTACATGCTATCGGCAACCAAATCAAGAAAGACCGCCCCGACAAATTTGTGTTGTATGTTTCTTCCGAGAAATTTACAAATCAGTTTTTGGATTCATTGAAAAATAATAGCGTTCAGGATTTCACCAACTTTTATATGCAAGTGGACGTGCTTATGCTCGACGACGTGCAGTTTTTGGCGGGCAAAGAACGTACTCAGGAAATTTTCTTTCACATATTCAATCACTTACACGGTTTGCGTAAGCAAATCATCACGACAAGCGACTGTGCGCCCAAAGACCTGAAAGGTATGCACGAGCGTTTGGCTTCTCGTTTCAAGTGGGGACTTACGGCAGATTTGCAACAGCCTGATTTTGAGACGCGTATTGCCATTATCCAAAAGAAAATGCAAGGCGATGGCATTGATTTGCCGTTTGAAGTAGTAGAATATTTGGCTTCGAGCGTGGATACCAACGTGCGCGAACTGGAAGGCATACTTATTTCGTTGGTGGCGCAAACGACCCTGAACCGTCGCGAATTTGATATTGGTTTGGCCAAACAAATTTTGCAAAATATGGTGCATAACATCGAAAAAGAAATTGATATTGATTTTATTCAACGTTCTGTTTCTGAGTATTTTGATGTTACGATAGATTCGCTCAAAGCCAAAACACGCAAAAAGGAAATCGTGGTAGCGCGTCAGGTGGCTATGTATTTTGCTAAAGAATATACCAACTATTCACTCAAAACAATTGGTTTGCATTTCGGAGGCCGCGACCACAGTACCGTAATTCATGCGATACAGTCGGTCAATGACCTGATAGATACCAATCGAAAGTTTAAAACATCTATCGAAGAGTTACAAAAGAAATTGAAAATTAGATAA
- a CDS encoding YraN family protein, with protein sequence MNQRKELGQEGENMAARFLTDKGFEIVARNHREGRTEIDIIAQKEKLLVFVEVKARSSALHGYPEEAVSTAKAARIVAAAEQYISKTNWQGLIRFDIVSILVHKQQLQEILHLEDAFY encoded by the coding sequence ATGAATCAGCGCAAAGAACTGGGACAAGAAGGCGAAAATATGGCCGCCCGATTCTTGACCGACAAAGGATTTGAGATAGTAGCCCGCAATCACCGCGAAGGCCGCACGGAAATCGACATTATTGCCCAAAAAGAAAAGCTATTGGTTTTTGTGGAGGTAAAGGCGCGGAGTTCGGCTTTGCACGGCTATCCCGAAGAGGCCGTAAGCACGGCCAAAGCCGCCCGAATCGTGGCGGCTGCCGAGCAATATATTTCCAAAACGAATTGGCAAGGGCTTATCCGATTTGATATTGTTTCGATTCTGGTGCACAAACAACAGCTACAAGAGATTTTACACCTTGAAGACGCTTTTTATTAG
- a CDS encoding ExbD/TolR family protein — MNFRKHRRPHAAVEASSLSDILFFLLLFFLIISTLASPNAIKLLLPKASTGQTISHHAINVSISANLSYYIDKRMVSLETLEPELQRESKNYENPTVVLRVDKSVTVEELVKVVDIVNRLRIPLVIATDKSK, encoded by the coding sequence ATGAATTTTAGAAAACATCGCCGACCACACGCCGCAGTTGAGGCCTCGTCGCTTTCGGATATTTTGTTTTTTTTGCTTTTGTTCTTCCTGATTATCTCGACGCTGGCCAGCCCCAACGCTATTAAGTTGTTGTTGCCGAAAGCCTCCACAGGACAGACCATTTCGCACCACGCCATTAACGTTTCGATTAGCGCGAATCTGAGCTATTATATCGACAAACGCATGGTGAGTTTGGAAACGTTAGAACCCGAACTGCAACGCGAATCCAAAAACTACGAAAATCCAACCGTTGTGTTGCGCGTGGACAAGTCCGTAACCGTAGAAGAATTGGTAAAAGTAGTGGACATTGTGAATCGCTTGCGCATTCCGCTGGTGATTGCCACAGACAAAAGTAAATAG
- a CDS encoding MotA/TolQ/ExbB proton channel family protein has translation MQLSWILLQITQTGGSQTGAATTVPAAAAEGLSVFDLLMKGGVVMIPIFILSFTAIFLFIERFLYIRSAGKLDANFLAQIREKLYSGDVKGAMSYCSQSKYPIARLLEKGLTRLGSPVADIERAIENTARVEIYKMEKNLSILGAIAAIAPMFGFLGTVMGMIKAFYNISLADNISIGIIASGIYEKMVTSAAGLIVGVLAHMLFTYLTGMIDRVTHKMEVTAIDFLDILHKPVQ, from the coding sequence ATGCAACTTTCTTGGATTCTATTGCAAATCACCCAAACTGGCGGCTCACAAACAGGCGCGGCCACTACTGTTCCTGCCGCTGCTGCCGAAGGCCTTTCGGTTTTTGATTTATTGATGAAAGGTGGCGTGGTAATGATTCCTATTTTCATTTTGTCGTTTACGGCCATTTTTCTATTCATCGAACGTTTTCTTTATATCCGCAGCGCGGGCAAATTAGACGCTAATTTTCTTGCTCAAATCCGCGAAAAACTCTATTCGGGCGACGTGAAGGGCGCAATGTCTTATTGCAGCCAATCCAAATACCCGATTGCGCGTCTGCTCGAAAAAGGACTTACGCGTTTGGGTTCGCCTGTGGCCGACATCGAACGCGCCATCGAAAACACGGCACGCGTAGAAATTTACAAAATGGAAAAAAACCTTTCAATTTTGGGAGCTATTGCGGCCATCGCGCCAATGTTTGGCTTTTTGGGTACGGTTATGGGTATGATTAAAGCCTTCTATAACATTTCGTTGGCCGATAACATTAGTATCGGTATCATTGCCAGCGGTATTTATGAGAAAATGGTTACCTCGGCGGCTGGCTTGATTGTGGGGGTGTTGGCGCACATGCTTTTCACTTACCTGACGGGCATGATTGACCGCGTAACGCACAAAATGGAAGTAACTGCCATCGACTTTTTAGATATTTTGCATAAGCCTGTTCAGTAG
- a CDS encoding acyl-CoA dehydrogenase family protein — protein sequence METTTKKAIKGGEFLIRETAAHEIFIPEEFAEEQRMIAKTCEDFLEKEVFPHLDKIDTQKDPTFMPTLLEKAGELGLLGTSVPENYGGFGMDFNTSLLVSEVIGGGHSFAVALSAHTGIGTLPILYYGNEEQKHKYLPKLASGEWKAAYCLTEPDSGSDANSGKTKAVLSADGKHYLITGQKMWITNGGFADVMTVFAKIGDDKNLTAFIVEKSFGGITMNEEEHKMGIKGSSTRQIFFNDTPVPVENMLSTRENGFKIAVNILNIGRIKLGGAAIGASKRVASLSVQYANERKQFNTPIASFGAIQYKIAEQAIRIYATEALSYRAGQNIDEATSALIAGGMAENEAKLKGVEQFAIECAISKVHGSEVLDYVTDEGVQIYGGMGFSADAPMDRAYRDSRINRIFEGTNEINRILAVGTILKRAMKGELDVMTPAMAVAKEIMSIPEFGDDEDGLFVAEKKVLRNLKKAILMVAGAAVQKFTVKIDAQQEILMNVADMLIEVYAAESALLRTEKLIGMRGEEACSIYTDLALSYLYKAVDKTNVAGKEAINAFAEGDELRVMLMGLKRFTKVAPYNTTAARRRIAAHVIKENKYPF from the coding sequence ATGGAGACTACCACCAAAAAAGCCATTAAAGGAGGCGAATTCCTAATCCGCGAAACAGCGGCACACGAAATTTTCATTCCAGAAGAATTTGCTGAAGAGCAACGCATGATTGCCAAGACTTGCGAAGATTTCTTAGAGAAAGAAGTTTTCCCACACTTGGACAAAATCGACACACAAAAAGACCCTACGTTCATGCCTACGCTTTTGGAAAAAGCTGGCGAGTTGGGTTTGTTGGGCACGTCAGTACCCGAAAACTACGGCGGTTTCGGCATGGACTTTAACACGTCTTTGCTTGTAAGTGAAGTAATCGGTGGCGGTCACTCGTTCGCGGTGGCTCTTTCGGCGCACACAGGTATCGGTACTTTGCCAATTCTTTACTACGGTAACGAAGAACAAAAACATAAATATTTGCCAAAATTAGCTTCTGGCGAATGGAAAGCGGCTTACTGCCTCACAGAACCAGATTCTGGTTCGGACGCAAACTCTGGCAAAACTAAAGCTGTTTTGTCGGCAGACGGTAAGCACTACCTTATCACTGGTCAAAAAATGTGGATTACGAACGGTGGTTTCGCTGACGTAATGACTGTTTTTGCTAAAATCGGTGACGACAAAAACTTAACAGCTTTCATCGTTGAAAAATCATTCGGTGGCATCACCATGAACGAAGAAGAGCACAAAATGGGTATCAAAGGCTCATCTACGCGTCAAATCTTCTTCAACGATACGCCAGTTCCTGTGGAAAATATGCTTTCTACACGCGAAAACGGCTTCAAAATCGCTGTAAACATCTTGAACATTGGCCGTATCAAATTGGGCGGTGCTGCTATTGGTGCTTCTAAGCGCGTGGCAAGTTTGTCTGTACAATACGCTAACGAACGCAAACAATTCAATACGCCAATCGCTTCTTTCGGTGCTATCCAATACAAAATCGCTGAACAAGCTATCCGTATTTATGCTACTGAAGCTCTTTCGTACAGAGCAGGTCAAAACATTGACGAAGCTACAAGCGCACTTATCGCAGGTGGCATGGCCGAAAACGAAGCAAAACTTAAAGGTGTTGAGCAATTCGCGATCGAATGTGCTATTTCTAAAGTTCACGGTTCGGAAGTACTTGACTACGTTACTGACGAAGGTGTTCAAATCTATGGTGGTATGGGCTTCTCGGCTGATGCACCAATGGACAGAGCTTACCGCGACTCACGTATCAACCGTATCTTTGAAGGTACAAACGAAATCAACCGCATTTTGGCCGTAGGTACTATCCTGAAACGTGCTATGAAAGGCGAGTTGGACGTAATGACTCCAGCAATGGCCGTTGCGAAAGAAATCATGTCTATCCCAGAATTTGGAGACGACGAAGACGGTTTGTTCGTAGCAGAGAAAAAAGTATTGCGCAACTTGAAAAAAGCTATTTTGATGGTAGCGGGTGCAGCAGTACAAAAATTCACTGTGAAAATCGACGCACAACAAGAAATTTTGATGAATGTAGCCGATATGCTCATCGAAGTATATGCCGCTGAATCTGCTCTTTTGCGTACCGAAAAATTGATTGGTATGCGTGGCGAAGAAGCTTGCAGCATCTACACAGACTTGGCTCTTTCTTACCTATACAAAGCAGTTGACAAAACAAATGTAGCTGGTAAAGAAGCAATTAACGCTTTCGCAGAAGGTGATGAGTTGCGCGTAATGTTGATGGGCTTGAAACGCTTTACAAAAGTTGCTCCTTACAACACTACTGCGGCACGTCGTCGTATTGCGGCTCACGTTATTAAAGAAAACAAATATCCATTCTAA
- a CDS encoding glycosyltransferase family 2 protein, protein MPNSLPLVSVICLCYKHARFVAEALDSVLAQTYPHWELIIIDDQSPDNSVTVIQDWITQHTPQPQAISFLALEQNVGNCAAFNRGLAQAKGQYVIDFAADDVLLPQRLAEQVSLLEANPQAAAAFADALLISETGQPLHTHFRRDANGKLLETVASGNIFRRLFLGHFICSPTLMFRAQPLRALGGYDETLAYEDFDVMMRLARNWDLLFQDSVQTKYRVVRGSLSQQFYTQRQNKMLSSTLIICQKADNLCINQEEKQALAVFVRYHLRQSAFMHNPDLVQKYANLLQQMGLLDWTSKLILTFSRFGLNLYPIYKCYLWTKKYF, encoded by the coding sequence ATGCCCAACTCATTGCCTTTGGTTAGTGTTATTTGTTTGTGTTATAAACATGCGCGTTTTGTGGCGGAGGCCTTGGATTCAGTGTTGGCGCAAACCTACCCACACTGGGAATTGATTATCATCGACGACCAAAGCCCCGACAACAGTGTAACCGTCATCCAAGACTGGATAACACAGCACACGCCACAGCCGCAAGCCATTTCTTTTTTGGCTTTGGAGCAAAATGTCGGCAATTGTGCAGCTTTTAATCGCGGTTTGGCGCAGGCCAAAGGCCAATATGTGATTGATTTTGCGGCGGACGATGTGCTTTTGCCGCAACGCTTGGCCGAACAAGTCAGTTTGTTGGAGGCTAATCCGCAGGCGGCGGCGGCTTTTGCCGATGCGCTGCTGATTTCGGAAACTGGCCAACCGCTACACACGCATTTTCGGCGCGACGCCAACGGAAAACTACTGGAAACGGTGGCTTCGGGCAATATTTTTCGGCGTTTATTTCTGGGGCATTTCATTTGTTCGCCTACGCTGATGTTCCGTGCGCAGCCGTTGCGTGCGCTTGGCGGCTACGACGAGACACTGGCCTACGAAGATTTTGATGTGATGATGCGATTGGCGAGGAATTGGGACTTGCTGTTTCAGGATTCAGTACAAACCAAGTACCGCGTTGTGCGTGGCTCTTTATCCCAACAATTCTACACACAACGTCAAAATAAAATGCTTTCTTCTACGCTTATTATTTGTCAAAAAGCTGATAATCTGTGTATTAATCAAGAAGAAAAGCAGGCTTTGGCCGTGTTCGTAAGGTATCATTTGCGGCAGTCGGCATTTATGCACAATCCTGATTTAGTACAAAAATACGCTAATTTGTTACAGCAAATGGGCTTGCTTGACTGGACAAGTAAACTTATTTTAACTTTTTCAAGATTTGGTCTAAATTTATATCCAATTTATAAGTGTTATCTTTGGACTAAAAAATATTTTTAA
- the mgtE gene encoding magnesium transporter has protein sequence MQLELSKEYLERLETAIEKRDEAFIRESMDGEHPADISSVLYELDTAQSKYVIDLLPREVSAEIISSLDGDTQRKFLKAFTSAELAELIPYVDSDDAADLLNQQPVKFREEVIALINDAETANHIIELLHYDEDCAGGLMAKELIKANINWTVVQCIEEIRRQAEDVEKIFSVYVVDDEDKLLGRVSLKKIILARAYTRIADIYEDDIIAVESYRDSEEVAEMMQKYDLETIPVVNIQGKLLGRITIDDVVDVITEQAELDQQMMSGLSQPEEEDDGVLTSAKARLPWLLIGMGGGLLGARFAGFFEADIKLIPAMAFFIPLITATGGNVGIQSSTVVVQSLTNASFLGNSFYNRIVKVLLVALINAAVISTLVFLFNILTGSALQLALVVSIALFSVVILASLMGTITPIILNRFEINPALASGPFITTANDLLGLAVYFGVAHWLYNL, from the coding sequence ATGCAACTCGAACTTTCCAAAGAATATCTCGAAAGGTTAGAGACGGCCATCGAAAAACGTGATGAAGCGTTTATTCGCGAAAGCATGGACGGGGAACACCCCGCCGATATTTCGTCGGTGCTGTACGAACTGGACACGGCTCAGTCCAAATATGTGATAGACTTACTCCCGCGCGAAGTAAGTGCCGAAATCATCAGTAGTCTGGACGGCGACACCCAACGCAAATTCTTGAAAGCCTTTACTTCTGCCGAGCTGGCCGAGCTGATTCCGTATGTGGATTCGGACGATGCCGCCGATTTGCTCAACCAACAACCCGTTAAGTTTCGGGAAGAAGTAATCGCGCTGATAAATGATGCCGAAACGGCTAATCACATCATCGAACTGCTGCATTACGACGAAGATTGCGCGGGCGGCCTGATGGCCAAAGAGCTTATCAAAGCCAATATTAATTGGACGGTGGTGCAGTGTATTGAGGAAATTCGCCGACAGGCCGAAGACGTAGAAAAAATATTTTCGGTGTATGTGGTAGATGACGAAGACAAATTGTTGGGGCGCGTTTCGCTCAAAAAAATCATTTTGGCACGTGCCTACACGCGCATTGCCGACATTTACGAAGACGATATTATTGCGGTGGAATCTTACCGCGACAGCGAGGAAGTGGCCGAAATGATGCAAAAATACGATTTGGAAACAATCCCTGTGGTGAATATTCAGGGCAAACTATTAGGCCGTATTACGATTGACGACGTGGTGGACGTAATCACGGAGCAAGCCGAGTTAGACCAACAAATGATGTCGGGTCTCTCGCAACCCGAAGAAGAAGACGACGGCGTACTCACTTCTGCCAAAGCGCGTTTGCCGTGGTTGCTGATAGGTATGGGCGGCGGACTGCTGGGCGCACGTTTTGCGGGCTTTTTTGAAGCAGATATTAAACTCATTCCCGCGATGGCGTTTTTTATTCCGCTCATTACGGCCACAGGCGGCAACGTGGGTATTCAGTCTTCGACGGTCGTGGTACAAAGCCTTACTAATGCTTCATTTTTGGGCAACTCGTTTTATAACCGAATCGTTAAAGTATTGTTGGTGGCTCTGATAAACGCCGCGGTTATTTCTACTTTGGTTTTTTTGTTTAATATCTTGACGGGCAGTGCCTTGCAACTGGCTTTGGTGGTAAGTATCGCCTTGTTTTCGGTGGTAATTTTGGCCTCGCTGATGGGGACGATTACGCCGATTATTCTCAACCGATTTGAAATAAATCCCGCTTTAGCCTCTGGGCCATTCATCACCACCGCCAACGATTTGTTGGGACTGGCCGTGTATTTTGGCGTGGCGCATTGGCTGTACAATTTGTAA
- a CDS encoding DUF6934 family protein — protein MLKHLKKTNIQDPISKRRAVSAVFKSIGTVKFYHNGLFCAPKPHPNENPKPLIIPQGFGHPEAFLLVALLPVFPYFCVSLLPTMSKENTYPLIESDELQPLQFVFISKGLRDIIKIVEYFYTHDIEGKRVFNLGFGDYNIDNDSVIDDESTNNGDAYKVFNTVLNTIPLFFQINPNDLLIVRGSDSKTLFIDKCRATCTKNCDELCKKSHRRITIYCNYINKNYNQLCLEYEFWGGISTPNAQTEFEQYLPHNVYDTVLLKKIKH, from the coding sequence TTGTTGAAGCATTTAAAAAAAACGAATATACAAGATCCTATTAGCAAAAGGCGAGCTGTAAGTGCCGTATTTAAAAGTATTGGAACTGTTAAATTTTATCATAATGGACTGTTTTGTGCTCCGAAACCCCACCCGAATGAAAATCCCAAACCGTTAATTATCCCCCAAGGCTTCGGACACCCCGAAGCCTTTTTATTGGTTGCCTTACTTCCTGTATTTCCGTATTTTTGTGTTAGTTTACTACCAACCATGAGCAAAGAGAATACCTACCCTTTAATTGAATCCGATGAACTACAACCGTTACAGTTTGTGTTTATTAGTAAGGGGTTGAGAGACATAATCAAAATAGTGGAGTATTTTTATACGCATGATATTGAGGGGAAACGTGTTTTTAATCTTGGATTTGGAGATTATAACATTGACAATGATAGTGTTATTGATGACGAAAGTACCAATAATGGCGATGCTTACAAAGTGTTTAATACTGTACTAAACACCATCCCCTTATTCTTTCAAATCAACCCTAATGACCTGCTCATTGTACGTGGTAGCGATAGCAAGACACTTTTTATAGATAAATGCCGAGCTACCTGCACCAAAAATTGTGATGAATTGTGTAAGAAAAGCCACAGAAGAATTACTATTTACTGTAATTATATCAACAAAAATTACAATCAATTATGCCTCGAATATGAGTTTTGGGGCGGCATTTCTACTCCAAATGCCCAAACGGAATTTGAGCAATATCTACCACACAATGTTTACGATACCGTCTTATTAAAAAAAATAAAACACTAA